In one Legionella clemsonensis genomic region, the following are encoded:
- a CDS encoding DUF2188 domain-containing protein produces the protein MANLSKPGNATGAEQAPENIKLMLEACKKFPPDVQGDEHKMEKERVTFITRAEPIGSIPLPMSLKGIVKTSFNKMWGSHPELFLDKLGERLAFERSGVRLYEATLAKALGLGESKAILQQLEHIRKEEIQHMDMLKRAIKDIGADPTAMTPGADITGVLGQGLIHVITDPRTNMAQALDALLSAELIDNAAWEILIALANDNGQDKLVEKFEQAMLQEKRHLSIIKKLLQDCLEIKLEPEKKTEKKENAYHVLPGEGGDWELRRENATRATRRFSTKQKAIAAGRRMSKNAGVELFVHQQEEGH, from the coding sequence ATGGCAAATTTATCAAAACCTGGCAATGCAACTGGTGCTGAACAGGCGCCTGAAAATATTAAATTAATGTTGGAGGCATGTAAAAAGTTTCCGCCTGATGTACAAGGTGATGAGCATAAAATGGAAAAAGAACGTGTCACATTTATTACTAGAGCTGAGCCTATTGGGTCCATTCCATTGCCTATGTCTCTCAAAGGTATTGTTAAAACTTCATTTAATAAAATGTGGGGGAGTCATCCAGAGCTATTTTTAGATAAATTAGGGGAACGCTTAGCGTTTGAACGCTCAGGAGTGCGTCTTTATGAGGCAACGCTTGCCAAAGCCTTAGGTCTTGGTGAATCCAAAGCAATTCTGCAACAACTAGAGCATATTCGCAAGGAAGAGATACAACATATGGATATGCTGAAAAGGGCAATAAAAGACATTGGTGCTGATCCAACCGCTATGACACCTGGAGCCGACATCACGGGAGTGTTGGGTCAGGGTCTAATCCATGTCATCACTGACCCAAGAACCAATATGGCTCAAGCCCTCGATGCCTTATTAAGTGCTGAATTAATTGATAATGCCGCCTGGGAAATTCTAATTGCTTTGGCCAATGATAATGGCCAAGACAAGCTGGTTGAAAAATTTGAACAAGCAATGCTACAAGAAAAAAGGCATCTTTCCATTATCAAAAAGCTTTTACAGGACTGTCTTGAAATAAAGCTGGAGCCTGAAAAAAAGACTGAAAAAAAGGAGAATGCTTACCATGTATTGCCCGGAGAAGGTGGTGATTGGGAACTGAGAAGAGAAAATGCGACTCGTGCCACGAGACGCTTTTCAACGAAACAAAAGGCAATCGCTGCAGGGCGCAGGATGAGTAAAAATGCTGGTGTAGAATTATTTGTACATCAACAGGAAGAAGGGCATTAA
- the ku gene encoding non-homologous end joining protein Ku — protein sequence MKAIWKGDISFGLVTIPVQIIPVEEKKDLHFHLLDARDKSRIRYKRVNSNTEKEVPWEQIVKGYEFDKGNYIIVDEKAFEEASPEVYKSIDIEEFIELDEIDNLYFDKPYYIVPDSKNQKAYVLLREALKKTRKVGVAKVMIRTKEHLCLVMPHENALVLNLIRFEQEIRKEDDLKVPTDSLKAYKISEKEMKMATELIKDMTATWKPEKYHDDYQEALTQWIEKKTKEIEKETGKETKARVRKPDDVVDFITLLKKSMGKDKKDKKPLPKKKLKDQRKKPNRLVINSLVLFIRAKIHTMQVMQWLILLTLGVFQAINNRKIYNHQAP from the coding sequence ATGAAAGCGATATGGAAGGGTGATATTTCATTTGGTTTAGTTACAATTCCCGTGCAAATTATTCCCGTTGAAGAAAAAAAGGATTTGCATTTTCACTTGTTGGATGCTCGCGATAAATCACGTATTCGCTATAAACGAGTGAATAGCAACACGGAAAAAGAAGTGCCTTGGGAGCAAATAGTAAAAGGCTATGAGTTTGATAAAGGCAATTACATTATCGTTGATGAAAAAGCCTTTGAAGAGGCAAGTCCTGAAGTATATAAATCGATTGATATCGAGGAATTCATCGAATTGGATGAAATTGACAATTTATATTTTGATAAGCCGTATTACATTGTGCCGGACTCTAAAAATCAAAAAGCCTATGTACTCTTGAGGGAGGCATTAAAAAAAACCAGGAAAGTAGGGGTGGCAAAAGTAATGATTCGCACTAAAGAACACTTATGTCTGGTAATGCCTCATGAAAATGCATTGGTGCTCAATCTTATTCGATTTGAGCAAGAAATTCGTAAAGAAGATGACTTAAAAGTACCTACAGACTCGCTTAAAGCCTATAAAATTTCAGAAAAAGAAATGAAAATGGCAACCGAATTAATTAAGGACATGACAGCCACCTGGAAGCCTGAAAAATACCATGACGATTATCAGGAGGCCTTAACTCAATGGATTGAGAAAAAAACCAAAGAAATTGAAAAAGAAACAGGGAAAGAAACTAAAGCAAGGGTACGAAAACCAGATGATGTGGTTGATTTTATTACCTTGCTTAAAAAGAGCATGGGTAAAGACAAAAAAGACAAAAAACCCTTACCCAAAAAGAAGCTGAAAGATCAAAGAAAAAAGCCTAACAGACTGGTTATAAATAGCCTGGTGTTATTTATTAGAGCCAAAATACATACAATGCAGGTAATGCAGTGGTTAATACTACTAACTCTAGG